The proteins below come from a single Candidatus Cloacimonas sp. genomic window:
- a CDS encoding FlgD immunoglobulin-like domain containing protein, with the protein MKKTAILALFALIASGLFAILEWNESVAIRHGVNIEWFRTGVETTDGGAVYVWSDTKLGERDLWAQKVNANGNMVWGEPLLIDGKPDRQEDPVITRTTDNNFVIAWIDFSSDMDGDVYAQKIDNQGNLLWQQGGIPVCTLSGMQISLNMEPDAEGGVYIVWVDSRHPSKDLYGQHLSSTGSQLWLVNGIPIADGQGDEIQNTMLPDGQGGFVIAYTHTYADNDDLYAKRFNASGTMAWTNPLIISNAEGSQAEIKMASLNDGEFVFTWQDKRNANTDIYAQKINLAGNLLWGNYIVVYSDQDTLLIPQQNPRIVKTSDNGVIIIWEDYRLDNQNPDLFAQKLSSAGIKQWDEEGIALCTAEFAQTGPRLAADNNGGCFVVWDDLRNGNAPNDDIYAQHLSSTGVALWQANGKPICTAPNQQNGSLIKVSNNDVFINWMDARNGSVGIYYQALTYDGTILLAANGVEVFWGLSGDTPIDNYLILKRSSDVVIIWQDTRFANDGYRIFFQFLNPDGSVDLEPNGHPVTASVGGHQLTPAAVVTPDDQVAIIWEDTRGENPNVYAQLISADGEYLWGDQGIKLTTNSPIRQKDPYITYYNGSFYFGWSGSDQLGTNFYYHIYGQRIMNGQKMWGPNGVLISTVAQSDMNNECTLYSLNDNYYVWERINPSLDTRTVWVKRVAEDGSAMDGWNEEGLQTSTYNNSDDLKQMVPTAKVTPEGIFIMWKDWRVDYVLNYWGQHISGNGTCLWDPLGVNLADNHREQDFPSVNVNSNGITFTWCENIDGTLDIMAQRYSFQGNSLWNNNGIYIVEKDSTQSYPSLACFSNNGYIVSWEDYDTESNLYYKYIRENGEMIGNQYGEVLCDVAKSQYRPQTAILDDEAYIVWADGRSSGKTEILGLYAQKLNNGTPIIDENTPSLQDMVLNQNFPNPFNPETTIKFSLKDNTSSLNLSVYNVKGQLVKKIYNGSLQKGQYSFIWNGTDELGKEVGSGVYFYRLSNGNNNLQKKMLLIK; encoded by the coding sequence ATGAAGAAAACAGCCATATTGGCACTTTTTGCCCTTATTGCTTCAGGGCTTTTTGCCATTTTGGAATGGAATGAATCCGTAGCAATCAGGCATGGAGTTAACATTGAATGGTTTAGAACCGGTGTCGAAACAACCGATGGTGGAGCCGTATATGTTTGGTCAGATACAAAACTGGGAGAGCGAGATCTTTGGGCTCAGAAAGTTAATGCAAATGGAAATATGGTTTGGGGAGAGCCACTTCTGATAGATGGTAAACCAGATCGCCAGGAAGATCCTGTAATAACCAGAACCACTGATAATAATTTTGTTATTGCCTGGATAGATTTTTCGTCCGATATGGATGGAGATGTTTATGCCCAAAAAATAGACAATCAAGGAAATTTATTATGGCAGCAGGGAGGGATTCCTGTCTGCACACTCTCTGGGATGCAAATTTCACTAAATATGGAACCTGATGCTGAAGGTGGAGTTTATATCGTGTGGGTAGATAGTCGCCACCCGAGTAAAGATCTTTATGGCCAGCATTTATCGTCAACAGGTAGCCAACTTTGGTTAGTGAATGGCATTCCTATTGCTGATGGGCAGGGAGATGAAATTCAGAATACAATGTTACCTGATGGTCAAGGTGGTTTTGTTATTGCCTACACTCACACTTATGCCGATAATGATGATCTCTATGCCAAGCGTTTTAATGCTTCAGGGACTATGGCTTGGACCAATCCATTGATCATTAGTAATGCTGAGGGGAGTCAAGCTGAGATCAAAATGGCTTCCTTAAATGATGGAGAGTTTGTTTTTACTTGGCAGGATAAGAGAAACGCCAATACCGATATTTATGCCCAGAAAATTAACTTGGCAGGGAATTTACTTTGGGGAAATTATATAGTTGTTTACAGTGATCAGGATACTTTGCTGATTCCGCAGCAGAACCCTCGTATTGTAAAAACTTCAGATAACGGAGTTATCATAATCTGGGAAGATTACCGTTTAGATAATCAAAATCCAGACCTTTTCGCTCAAAAATTGTCATCAGCAGGCATTAAACAATGGGATGAAGAAGGCATTGCTTTATGCACGGCAGAATTTGCCCAAACCGGTCCTCGTTTAGCTGCAGATAATAATGGGGGTTGTTTTGTAGTATGGGATGATTTACGCAATGGCAATGCTCCCAATGATGATATTTATGCTCAACATCTTTCTTCAACTGGTGTTGCTTTATGGCAGGCAAATGGAAAGCCAATTTGCACTGCCCCCAATCAACAAAACGGCAGTTTGATAAAAGTAAGCAATAATGATGTCTTTATCAACTGGATGGATGCACGCAACGGCAGTGTAGGTATATATTATCAAGCACTAACTTATGATGGTACAATTCTTCTGGCGGCAAATGGAGTGGAAGTATTTTGGGGATTAAGTGGTGATACGCCAATTGATAATTATCTCATTTTAAAGCGTAGTTCAGATGTAGTTATAATTTGGCAAGATACACGTTTTGCTAATGATGGCTATCGCATTTTCTTTCAGTTTCTTAATCCAGATGGCAGCGTAGATTTAGAACCGAATGGACATCCTGTAACCGCTTCAGTGGGAGGACATCAATTGACTCCTGCTGCCGTAGTTACTCCCGATGACCAAGTTGCCATTATTTGGGAAGATACCAGGGGAGAAAATCCTAATGTTTATGCTCAACTAATTAGTGCAGACGGAGAATATCTTTGGGGTGATCAAGGCATTAAACTTACCACCAATTCCCCGATAAGACAAAAAGATCCCTATATAACTTACTACAACGGTTCATTTTACTTTGGATGGTCGGGGTCAGATCAGCTGGGAACCAATTTCTATTACCATATTTATGGTCAAAGAATTATGAACGGACAAAAGATGTGGGGACCAAATGGAGTATTGATTTCCACCGTTGCTCAGAGCGATATGAACAACGAATGCACTCTCTATAGCTTAAATGATAATTATTATGTGTGGGAAAGAATAAATCCTTCTTTAGATACAAGAACTGTATGGGTTAAAAGAGTCGCAGAAGATGGATCCGCGATGGACGGTTGGAATGAAGAAGGTTTACAAACTTCTACATATAATAACAGCGATGACCTGAAACAAATGGTTCCTACTGCTAAAGTAACACCGGAAGGAATATTTATTATGTGGAAGGATTGGCGAGTAGATTATGTTCTCAATTATTGGGGACAGCATATTTCCGGAAATGGAACTTGTCTTTGGGATCCTTTAGGAGTTAATCTTGCTGATAATCACAGAGAGCAAGATTTTCCCAGTGTTAATGTTAACAGCAATGGAATCACTTTTACTTGGTGTGAAAATATTGATGGCACTCTTGATATTATGGCTCAGAGATATTCCTTTCAGGGAAATTCCTTATGGAACAATAACGGCATCTATATTGTGGAAAAAGATTCCACCCAATCTTATCCTTCTCTTGCCTGTTTTTCCAATAATGGTTATATTGTTAGCTGGGAAGATTATGATACGGAAAGCAACCTATATTACAAATACATTCGTGAAAACGGAGAAATGATTGGCAATCAGTATGGCGAAGTTCTTTGCGATGTAGCCAAATCTCAATATAGGCCTCAAACTGCTATTTTAGATGATGAAGCATATATTGTTTGGGCAGATGGACGCTCCAGCGGTAAAACAGAAATCTTAGGTTTATATGCTCAAAAATTGAATAATGGAACACCCATCATTGATGAAAATACTCCTTCGTTACAAGATATGGTTTTAAACCAAAACTTTCCCAATCCCTTTAACCCGGAAACTACGATTAAATTCTCTTTGAAGGATAATACTTCATCCCTGAACTTATCCGTTTACAATGTTAAGGGACAGTTGGTTAAGAAGATATATAATGGTTCTTTGCAAAAGGGTCAATACAGTTTTATATGGAATGGAACTGACGAACTTGGAAAAGAGGTTGGCAGCGGAGTTTATTTTTACCGCTTAAGCAATGGAAATAATAATCTTCAGAAAAAAATGCTGCTGATCAAGTAA